A window of Choristoneura fumiferana chromosome 8, NRCan_CFum_1, whole genome shotgun sequence contains these coding sequences:
- the LOC141430380 gene encoding uncharacterized protein — MPRISTASQNYMKNPQRYKYYSLSDVTQEQMSDSRTTATAHAFIRELEEREAEKSRMEQDCEGPEDFVFKKPIFHSPKAVFKSSKVLMPEYVVGRTQAKTQEL, encoded by the exons ATGCCGAGGATCAGTACAGCTTCTCAAA ACTACATGAAGAACCCACAAAGATACAAATACTATTCACTATCAGATGTGACCCAGGAACAGATGTCCGATTCACGAACCACCGCGACAGCCCACGCATTCATTCGTGAATTAGAAGAAAGAGAAGCTGAAAAGTCTAGAATGGAACAAGACTGTGAGGGTCCTGAAGATTTTGTATTCAAGAAACCCATATTCCAT AGTCCTAAAGCAGTTTTCAAAAGTAGTAAAGTTCTTATGCCAGAATATGTTGTGGGACGAACACAGGCCAAGACACAAGAATTGTAA